The genomic interval CGTCTTAATCATTtaagacatttattttaaaacttaaaacaatAACACTTGATTTGATGCTgtatatctttattttattgccagaatgttttcacacttttctttttattcttttttttcttttacagataAACAAATGGATGATAAAGAGCTGAGTGATCCCATGAATAACGTATCACTGATTAAAGGTAACCTTGCTGTATtgtttttgattgtttgtttatttctggaGAAATTGCCCAACAGAACTGAAGGGAATGACTTGGCAGTGTTTTGCTCATCGTGACTCTTACCTGACACAGCGTATCTTAGTAAGTGACAAGgtggagagaggggaaaaagcaTGAGTCACACTTAAGAAGAGCGTCTGAAGCTATAAGCGCAGCTGGTTGGCTTGAGAGCTTTTTACAGCGCTGTGCTGTGATGGCCTTGTTTTAGAGGCTGATCTCTCTAGTGTCAACAGCTTATGAGAAGATGGAGTCTCTTTGCACGGAGGGCACTTCAGCTGACTAATGTGTGTTAGACACATTTATGGTGGCTTATTAACATAGAATGCAGCGGATAATGCATTGCCATGTGTGAGCATATCTGCGATGGAATCAATTTTGCATGATGAATGAATTTGTGATGCTACGCTGCACAGCATATAGGCAGCACAAAGCAAACAGTGTCCTCACAGCAGCAGTATTTTCAAAATGACAAGGGTATTCCTCAGTTTCACCCATATACAGCACATTCTGTGGCTGTAAATGAATATCACTCCCAGCACTTTGATCAGCAGAAATTCACTGGATATTCTGGGCATTTAGTCCAAGCAGTGCTAACCCGCCGTCACATTCATTGGGAAGGAAACCGACAGCGGGGAAAGCTAGAGCATGATGGCTCTAGCCCTCAGCACTTGAGCTAAAAAAAGACTTTCTcctacatctttttttttttgtgtcatcactTGAGGCAGCGTGATGCTCAGTATCCCCCAACTAGGCAGAGAGGTATTTTTACTCCCATTATTACTTTGTCATGTGTCAGTCTGACGTTATGTCATAATTGGTGTAATAACTAATGTTGCTAAAGATAACACGTTGGACGCCCTCATCTAATACCATCGTTACCTCGTCCGCTCCAGGGGATATTCATCTTTCATACAAACCAAGCACAGACGACCCTTCTTACAGGGAGCccacacacatttctgaatCTCACTCATACATATGCATGCACTCACGGAACACACAACCtcatacacacatgcaggacGGAGCACTGACCACCCATCCTTTGTCTGGTACACAGCAGGGTGGTCATGTGCTCGAGTCCGAGGGTGCCACCAGCCTCCAGTAGTCACTTCATACGCGTTCATTTTTGGGACATTTATCAATGCCACTGCTAACGACATGTGTGCGTATTTGTACATTGTGTTCATCCAGCCGTGTGTGCCAGACACAATGACAGTACAAATGCAGTTTTTCATAGCAGTCTCAGTCCTCTGATGTGTCCATTTATGGTGCACATGCTTGACCTGTCGCGACTCTTGTTTTCCCCTCTGCCAAATGCTCAGCCTGAGATGAGGTCATCTCTTTTCCTAGCCATGGTAGATTAGAGGATCAAAATATTCACTGGACATTGCAAAGCCCAAGTATTTGTGGGGTTTGTTTCCACAACTAGGAACACAACAGACCCTTGACAACGCTGGCTAGTCCATTCCCTTTGTGTATTGTTTACTGTAACACAATGTTAACAAACAAAGTAGATGTGCCAGAGACTCGTATGTTGCTGGTTTAATCGATGATTTTGAATGAAAGCTTGCAAAGAAAATGCAGATAATGCAGTTGTGTCTATTTCTGGGTGAGCAATTAGTTTATGTAATAGTcccattttaatatcttgggaAATCATCTCGTATGTCAGCCCTGGCTGAATATTTGGGACTGAAGCAGAAAGAACATGGTGGAACTTATTCACTTATTCATCTATTTTTATAGTTTAATTGCCATCATTACTGCCTAATGTATCATTATGTTGTGAATTTTACATCCTTTACAGTGACTTTGAGAGAAGATAAGAATCTCTACCCTTTACAGCTAAATCCACTCATGTTTTGGAGAGAGGATGATCTAATTTGGATAATTATTCCTGTTTTCCCTCTCATCATCAGATGACTTGACCAGGTCAAACATGGGGTCCTCTGGTGACTCCGAAAAGGTTATCCAGCGCTTGAATGATGAGCTTCGAGAAGCACAGGAGCTAGCTAATACTGAGAAGCACAAATGCATGGAGCTACAAGGTGAAATAACATATACATCAATCACATCATCAAAGCTAGTACTGTGCACACGCAAGCTAACAACCACAGGTGAAATGAATGCTACTGTAATTCACAGGTATcctggaggaagagaggaaagaaaataaacaccaAGCTGATGAATCTGCAAAACAGATAAAACTTCTTCAAGGTAAATCCGGATGTTTGTGGATTGAAAAGTTTTCTCAATCTTAATCAAAATGTTTACACTCCTAATCtaaacactgaacactgtgtGTGCAGGCCAACTGCAGCAGCTCCAAGATGAAATGGGCGTCCTCAGAGAGCAGATAGATGTCTCCTCCAGTTCACACAGTGAGCTGCAGAGTGCACGTGATGAGTCGAAGGCTCTGAAACGTGCCCTGGAGGCAGCCACTGCTGAGCGGGAGCGTGATGTTGCTGCCATCCAGACTAACCTGTCATCCGCCTCAAAGGACCTGGACAAATGGCGTCAGACAGCCAACAAATATGAGCGTGAGATCGACAACCTACAGCGTGACCTTCAACAGCAGAGCAAGCAGTGGCAGAAGACTGCAGAAATACAAGGTACAActgcacaaatacacaaaaatgatgatgacgatgatggcAGGTGAAATGTAgtagtatttaaaaaaacacacaatattcCTGAACTGTCCAATTTCTCTATATATGTAAAAACCCCAAAAGCAACATAATCTGCTCTTTTTGTTTCTGGCACTAACAGACTTGTCTACATACTTTAATGTACACTAGCCTGTACAAGCAGCTAGAAAATGTATCATGTATAATAAGTAAGCTAATTAAGAAAAAGGCATCTGCTCATAGCTTGCTACGTTACATAAAACCATGTATTTTTCACAGCCAGTGAGCTGCAGTCCATGCAGGTGGAGTGTAATGGCCTACAGAAGGAGTGTTCTGTCCTGCGATCTGAAAAACAAGACGTTGTCAATAAGCACCAGAAGGAAAAGAGCAGTCTGCAAGCGGAGTGTGCCTCCCTCAGGACCGAGAAGGAGGAACTCCTCAAGACTCACCAGAAAGAGAAGGGCAGCCTGCAGAGTGACTGTGCAGCACTGCGTTCTGAGAAAGAGGCAGCGCTGcagaaacagaagcagctggagaAGGACCTTGCCAGGTCAGTGCACTGTGCTACATTATCCAGAGCTCAGCCTCACCCCCACCTTTGTATACTCCCTCTGTTTCATTTGCTTGACTCTGCTCCAACATGTTTTGCTACACAGTGCACCACACACCTTGCTTTGTGTAAGCCCTCACCCTtttgaactgtttttgtttcttgtagTTCGCGTGCCCAGAATGCTGAGCTGAGCAACAGCCTCAAAGCCCTGGAGAGATCCCAGCAGGAGTTGGAGAAGAGGCTGGTGGCCATGCAGCTCCAGCACCAGGAGGATAGCACCAAGCTGCAAACCCAACTGGAAGAAGCAGACAGCCGCAGCAAGACTCTGCAGAGAGAGGTACGTTCTCAAAACTAAAAAGTATTCAACCAGGTGTCAAGTATCTCACAATCACTAGAAGGTTTTACTTCTAAGAATACTTCTACCTTCAAAGCTGACAGCTGAATATTGTCTACACTTGTTGTTCAGTCACATTTTTCACTCCTGTGACTGATGGAACAGATACTGTCCCTTTTTGTAACCAGAGCAGCTGTGTACTTTAGCTATACAATGGCTGGCACATGACTATGTTTATAAATTGTTGCCATTGTCAGTTAAATTTTCTGGTCAAGCTGAGTCTGTATATGTTGACTGCTAGATAACCAGTATGTTTTGATAGTAAGGTTTCTCTCAATTTAGATTTCATCCTCCTTTATGTTTGTACCAGGCGTGGGACGATATGAAAATGTCATGTAATGAGTATCCTGGCCCAAAAATAGCAGTTCAGGATACTTTCCTGATAATGAATATGTTTACAACTCTTAAAATGGCACTAAAACATTCCAGTGTCACTTAATGTTACATTTGGTCAAGGAGCAAATACTTTGATAGTTCACTAAAAACTAAtacaaatcaaactgaaataaggtaatcataaataatattgtcttgcataaaaaaaaaggataaataaatGGTAGGCACCTCATCTCTGTGTCGTTCTGTAAAGGACTGTATGTTAACAAGCTTTTTCTAGTCACTGATGTGAGGATATTCATGATTATCCTGATAGAAGTTCATCATGATACGCTAATTCTGAGTGTTTGTTATTGGGATCCACGGTAAAATCTTCTGTTGTCCCATCATTGTttgtagttatttatttatttatttatttttatattttttgggggggagttTTATCTTGACTCTTTCCGACTGAGAAAGCTAGTAAATTAACTCTAATGACTAAAGGCAGGATTTTCTGCTTTGACACACATGACAATAGCTCTGATTCTTTATCAGCCCATCTGGCTGATATTTACCAGGACATGTAGTGTTTTTTGTTGAATTAGTGGTTTATTTGCTTGTGTCTATCTAAAATTTGATATCAGTTAAAATGTCATAACAATCAACTTGAATCTACAAATGCCAGGAAGCTTCTTTCTTATGGAAATAGGATTCAGTTGTGCTTCCACTCCAAACAGTCCACAGGTTGCTTGCTGCTGGCAGTGGCACACTACTGTATGATCCCGGTCGGATTTAGCAGACTGAATGGAAGTGAGCCACTGCTCTGACACCCAGACAGGAGAGCCACTGTTGAATAGCAGAAAGCAGGGATGAAGTCATCCTTGACCACAAGACATTCGTCCCAGTGTGGTGTTTCTCTTTCAGTCACTGAATAAAAGTGGAAACTGAGTGCTCTCACAGTGTCCTTTTTAAGACTGAGCTCATCCTGTGAAGCCCCGTTAGGGGACAAAGAATCAATCAGTGATTCTAAAATCAGCATGGCCCCAGTATGCTTCCTTTGTTAGCTATATTCACTCTGAAAATGCATAGAGGGACAGTTATGTGTTTAAGTAAGACATTATGTGCTTTATACAGTATGAGGAGGCAAAGACGGATTTGTTGGACCTAAAGGAAAAATATGAGAAGACTGAGCAAGAAAAACAGTCGCTTGCAGATGAACTTGAAGAATGCAAATCCAACATGAAGGACATACAGGAAAAAGGAACGAAGGTGAGTGCTGGTCCATAATACACATTTGACATAATGTATTAGGAGGTGCATGAAGTGAAGAAATAATGATCTGCAGTTAAGCTCAAAAACTGCAGCATAGCTTTTATGTGCATTAGAAGTCCAACTGGGCAAAATATCTTATATTGTCATCGTGATTGTATTTCATTTTAGAATGTTGTCTTTTCTTAGTTTCAAAGGCTGCATTGCGGCAAAGTGAGCGGCACATTTCTGAACTCCTTGATTTGTTAATACTTGCCTTTTACCCACTCTATAATTAtattcacattactgatgattattgatcaaaaatgtaattgtctTTATGGTGTAAAAAATATTTAGTCATGCCTACACTATTTTCACAGTACTTTTGGGGTATTTAGTTAAAAATGTGGTGCTACTTGATTTTGTTTCCCAGTCCTTAAGTTTAGGAAGAGTTCTTGAGATTTCAAAATGTCATATTGTTATTGTGatgtttattttagtattttctATCAACTATTATGGCATCATATATgccaaaataattgcaataaaGTGTTTTTACTTCATGCAGCCCCAATTGAGATTTATACATAGCCTGATATAACCTTAATTTatctaaatattattttcaggcCATATTGACAGCCCCAAAAAGAAGCTTTAGGTTTTGGAAGCATGAGCTTTGCTTCAAAGTTTTGCaacaaaatattatattttgtgaaatatctCCAGGCATTAAAGGTGAATCTTTTGTAGGATTTAAAgcacataaatatatatttatttttatcccaGCACACCTGCTCCCCTGTACTCATCCACTGTCTTTTAGTGTTGCTTTTAGACATTGTCAGCTGTGTGCAAGATTTGTATAAACAccaattacacacacagactatTGACTGACGGGTTTATTAATAAAGCTACACCCAACTAAAGTATGTCCCGTTGCAGCTGATTACTATAATATCCCTTCCCTTCTGTAGACATCCCTATTGCTGCCTGTTCAAGCCATAGTCATCGGCCTTATCCTGGCTTTGCTGTATTGGTGCTTCGGCGCATTGTGGTAGTAAGGTACACATTACTCCTGTCAAGTCGGCCTACATCCTTTCATTCTCATCAATGTCTTCTAGATCATTGCATGACTTAATCAGGTTTTCCTAATTCCCAAGAATGCCTTCCTCGGGGGGGAAACTGACAAAAATTGACGTCTGAGAATCTCTAACCTTTCTAATCATACAGTTCCAACATCTGACATCTGTTTGTCTTGTCTGGATGGCTAATGCTTAACaactgttttctgtcagttgGCTTGTGATGGGCCTACCTGAAAGAGCTAACCTGCGTTCTCTGTGCACTGCATTGCTCTCAATGGCAAGTTCCCTCTGTCAAAGCTTTTGCGGTCTTTGGGATGGGCGGGTTTCATGCGGTGACGCTCATGTTTCCATTTCTGTgtcaccacttttttttttttttttctttttttcctcagaagCCGTGGATGATCTGGGGGCCGGTGGTTGCTGTGGCTCTGACAGCTGTGACTGCTGCTGTGCTCTTCAGGACCTGAGGGCAACatgctcagacacacacatacaaaaacacacgcacactgaAGTGAATCCATATTTGTCATCAGATTTCTCCACACTTGCCCCCTTGTCATATCTGCACTATTAATTAGGAGGGCTCGTACTTAACACTGTTTAATTTTTAAGATGCTCTATTTTAGATGACAGAGAGGTTAATAAAAGAATGTCagttttgtgtgcaaataattAAGTCTGTTTGTACGTCTATTATTTGAAGAGAACCTAGTTGGGCTGCGTTTGTGTTTACTATCTTGACCTATAGGATTATTCATTAATGAATGTAAAGTCTACACACTTAATATATGATTTTAGATGGATCACCTAGAGTTTGACGCTCCCTAAATGTAACACATCTCTGTAACTGTCGGAATAAtaaatattgtcacaataatGCCACCCCTGACCGAGTGCATGATGAATACCTCAGATACATACCAACACATCAGTGGATGGTTACGATAAGATATGATCTGTTATCATAACCAATAACAATGTTGAAAAGGCCTTTTTCGGAATGTTTTGGAGACAACATGGAGAGGGTATTTGAGGAATTTATCTTGCAGTTATTCTGTATAGTTTGGATAATAGCCCTGAgagctgtttttcatttatgaTGGGTGATGTGTTGcagccacattttaaatatgtgaACTTTGGAAAAGTGGTTTCCTTTATCAACAGAATCTAGTCAAAGGTTGTAAGTACCCAACTCCTGTCTTGAGTGTTTGCTTTCTATTTTAAGATGAGCTTTCTAAGACGGTAACTGCAGTGATGATGATAAATAGTGAATTTACATTTTCCGCATCAGCCACTGtacataatataacataatcGGATGCAGTCGACATAATAGTAAGTGATGCTATCTATTTCATAACAAAGCTGGATAAAGCAAGTAATACAAAAGtcttaaaagtgacaaaaacCACAGATAATGAGCAATAGGCATGTTATTGATAAAGgcaattagggctgcacaatatattATTTCAGTATTCACATATGCAATGTCAAGTAAGGCAAATGAACTCAAACACATCCTGCTTAAACTTTTCTGCTGCTTGATACAAGAGAACAACTGTCTGATATGTTCTTTTGTCCATTGTAAGGGTTTCTTCCTTGTAAGTAACATGCAAATCTCATGCACAGCAAACAACCGATTATAATCATCCCTGATCAATTTATCAAATGAAAGAGGATCTGTTGTTAAAATCCCCTCTGCAAAATCCCCTCACCTCAATTATTGAAAGTGATTTAATTATTTCCAAATAGATCTTTTCAGGTTATCTGCTGCCAAtttctgcatttgttttcataagtaaatatataaacagTATATTGAAGAAACCTAAAATAACGCagtgtcactttttaaaaatgtcatgaaGCCATAGTAGCAATCAGCCATACATTGCATCACTTGTTTACTGAAGGGAAGTCAACATTACATAACATAATATGATTTAAAATCCTGCTATTTAGAGATATTGTATCGCATCCTGCCATGAGTCACCACAAGAAACTGGTGTAATACTTgaaatgacatgttttattaaCTGGACCTAACTCAAATCTGAATTTGTAAATAAGCTCATACATAAATCTGGTATTCATTCAGAGTTTTCTGATGGTTATATATTTGCATGCATCATATGATTCTGTGGAAAATCTCTatgaatatacatatattgGTAATTTGCTGTATTTATGATAGTTTGCTCAGTCAATATCTGTATTTTGT from Sparus aurata chromosome 7, fSpaAur1.1, whole genome shotgun sequence carries:
- the slmapb gene encoding sarcolemma associated protein b isoform X1; translated protein: MDDKELSDPMNNVSLIKDDLTRSNMGSSGDSEKVIQRLNDELREAQELANTEKHKCMELQGILEEERKENKHQADESAKQIKLLQGQLQQLQDEMGVLREQIDVSSSSHSELQSARDESKALKRALEAATAERERDVAAIQTNLSSASKDLDKWRQTANKYEREIDNLQRDLQQQSKQWQKTAEIQASELQSMQVECNGLQKECSVLRSEKQDVVNKHQKEKSSLQAECASLRTEKEELLKTHQKEKGSLQSDCAALRSEKEAALQKQKQLEKDLASSRAQNAELSNSLKALERSQQELEKRLVAMQLQHQEDSTKLQTQLEEADSRSKTLQREYEEAKTDLLDLKEKYEKTEQEKQSLADELEECKSNMKDIQEKGTKTSLLLPVQAIVIGLILALLYWCFGALW
- the slmapb gene encoding sarcolemma associated protein b isoform X2, whose product is MDDKELSDPMNNVSLIKDDLTRSNMGSSGDSEKVIQRLNDELREAQELANTEKHKCMELQGILEEERKENKHQADESAKQIKLLQGQLQQLQDEMGVLREQIDVSSSSHSELQSARDESKALKRALEAATAERERDVAAIQTNLSSASKDLDKWRQTANKYEREIDNLQRDLQQQSKQWQKTAEIQASELQSMQVECNGLQKECSVLRSEKQDVVNKHQKEKSSLQAECASLRTEKEELLKTHQKEKGSLQSDCAALRSEKEAALQKQKQLEKDLASSRAQNAELSNSLKALERSQQELEKRLVAMQLQHQEDSTKLQTQLEEADSRSKTLQREYEEAKTDLLDLKEKYEKTEQEKQSLADELEECKSNMKDIQEKGTKKPWMIWGPVVAVALTAVTAAVLFRT